The Bacteroides sp. AN502(2024) DNA segment TTCCCACGTACAGGATATAATAAGATGTATTCTTTTACCTTTACAATAGAAGGAGATACATTGTTGTTTACCGATGACCATGGTTATGACGGTACTACTCGGGCAAACATTTATTATGCTCTCCGTCGTGAAAATTTTCGACGGATTCGTCCCTATAATTATGGAAGGACATCTTATAGTGTGATATGTATGAATGACGGAACTGTCTTTTATAGTGTTTGGTGGAATGGAAAAGTCTACAAAATGGTACGTAACGGAGGTATTCCTAATGTGGACAGTAATGCAGAAGAACAATTCAGTTTAAGTGCGATATCGAATGTGGAAGGCTCACATTCGATATTAATAAAACACCCGTCCGATAAATTTATATATATGATTTCCAACGATGTTGGTGCTGTTATCAGATCGGATTATAATAAAGAAACTAAAAAATTGGGTAGTCCTAGTATTGTTGCCGGAATGATTGAGGAGAAAGGTTGTCAGGAAGGGGTTCAAACCAGTGCCCGGTTCAATACTTTGTGGAACGGTGTGTTTGTTAAGAATAAAGATTATGGTGAAGGAGTGGGACCTGACAAGGACCAATACGATTTCTATGTATGTGATAAAGAAAATCATTGCATCTGGAAAATCGACCCGTTCGGGATAGCCACTATTATAGCCGGGCGGAGCAACAGAAATGCCGATGGTAAAGTCAATGGCTATGTAGATGGTGCTCCGTTGCACGAAGCGCGTTTTGATGGTCCCGCCGGTCTGGCTTACGACCCTATAGACGAAATCTTCTACATTGGAGATATTAACAATAAAGCTATTCGTTATATGACAACGGAATAATACTATTTTAAGCACAAATGAGTATGAGAAATATAATCTTATTATTTTTATTGATAGTAGGTTGTGCTACTTCAGTCTACTCTCAGAACGAGCAAACTTCGTATGAAGTGACGGGTATTGTCACGGATGTAAATAAAGGGCCTTTGGTCGGTGTAAACGTAACAGCGAAGAACATTCCGGGATTTGGTACGGTAACGGACATAAACGGGCGTTATAGAATAAAAGTCCCTCACTATTCTTTTTTGATATTTTCTTATGTAGGCTTTGAAAAGCAGGAAGTTTTTGTGAAAGAAGAAAAAAATATCAATGTGATTATGCAAGAGTCGAAAGAAACCGTTTACGATGATGTCGTTATCACAGGAACAGGTGTTCAGAAGAAAGTGACCATGACGGGTGCCGTTACTACGGTCGATGTGTCTCAACTGCGTACTCCTACTGCAAGTATCACGAATGCCCTTGCTGGTAACGTGGCGGGGGTGATGGCGCGTCAGACTTCCGGACAACCGGGCGACAATATTTCTGAGTTCTGGATTCGTGGTATCTCCACTTTTGGTGCCGGAGGAGGTGCATTGGTGCTGGTGGATGGTTTTGAACGTAATATGAACGAAATCAATGTGGAAGACATTCAAGATTTCTCTGTGTTGAAAGATGCTTCAGCGACTGCCATTTACGGTTCACGAGGTGCAAATGGTGTAGTTCTGATTACTACTAAACGTGGTAAAGAAGGAAAACTTCGTGTCAATGCCAAATTGGAAAGCTCTTATAATATGCGTACCATGACTCCTGAATTTGTGGATGGACCCACATATGCACGTTTAACGAATGAAGCTTTGCTTGCCCGCAACCAATCTCCAGCTTATACCGACAGCGATTTGTTGTTGTTTGAGAATGGTTTGGATCAAGACCTGTTCCCCAATGTGAATTGGATGGATATGATATTGAAAAAGGGGGCTCCCACTTATCGTGCCACTATCGACTTGACGGGTGGCGGTACCATAGCACGATACTTCATTTCTGCCAGTTATGTAAATGAAGGAGGTATGTATGAGACCGATCGTGCAATGAAGGACTATAACACCAATGCCAACTATCATCGCTGGAATTACCGTATGAATATAGACATCGATTTGACAAAAACAACGTTGATAAAACTTGGTGTTGCAGGTTCCTTGGACAAACAGAATTTGCCGGGTGCCCAGTATCATGAAATCTGGAAGTCATTAATGGGATACAATCCGGTTGCTTCACCGGTGCAGTATAGTGACGGCAAATGGGCGGCAGTCGGTAATTCGGGAAAAAGAAATCCGTGGGTACTGACTACTCAGCAAGGGTATCAGGAAACATGGAAAAACAAGATACAGACTACAGTGAATCTTGAACAGGATTTGAAGTTTATCACACCGGGATTGAAGTTTTACGGACGTTTCGGTTTCGATACCTATACGGAGAATGTTGATAACCGTTACAAATGGCCGGAAAGTTGGTTGGCAGAACGTCAGCGCACTTCCGACGGAGAACTCCAGTTCAGAAGAATAGAACAGGAAAGACTGATGTCCGGAACGATGTATTCGACCGGAAAACGGTATGAGAATCTGGAAGCAGAACTGCACTACAATCGCACATTCGGCGACCACATGGTAGGAGCTGTTATGAAGTACTCGCAGGATAAGCTTACTAACACATCGCCTAACAATCATACCGCCACGTATGATAAGATTGTGCAGAGTATCCAAAAGCGTCACCAGGGAATTGCAGGACGCTTTACCTACGGATGGAAATATCGCTACTTTTTCGACTTTAATTTTGGTTACAACGGTTCTGAGAACTTCGCCACAGGTCATCAATTCGGATTCTTCCCGGCCTATTCCGTTGCATGGAATATTGCAGAAGAACCCATCGTGAAGAAACACCTCAAATGGTTGAATATGTTTAAACTGCGTTACTCTTACGGTAAGGTGGGTAATGATAAGATTAGTAGTGATGATGTAGAAGATGAGGTGAGGAAGCGTTTCCCTTATATATCGAAATTCAGTGAAGATGATAAAAACTCTTATTTTTATGGTGATATAGGTGCAGGCGGTTATTATTATACCGGATTGACTTATTCGAAAGTGGCAGCAAGAAACATCACCTGGGAGGTGGCGAAGAAGCATGACCTTGGACTCGACTTCTCTATGTTTGACGATAAGCTGAGTGGTACGATTGACTATTTCCACGAGCAACGTGACGGTATTTATATGCAACGTTGGTATATTCCCCGTATCATAGGTTTGGATCATATTGCAGACCAGCCGTATGCGAATGTGGGTGCTGTGTTGTCTGAAGGGTTTGACGGTAATATTGCTTATGACCAGAAATTGGGAGAGGTAGACTTTACCGTACGCGCCAACCTGACCTATAGCAAGAATAAAATCAAGAATTACGATGAAGAGAACAGCCGTTATCCGTATAAAAAGAATTATGGGTTCCGTGTAGATCAGGCACGCGGTTACATAGCCGAAGGGTTGTTTAAGGACTATGAAGAAATTCGTAACAGAGCTTCACAAGGTTCGAATGTCATGCCGGGAGATATCAAATACAAAGACGTCAATGGTGACGGAAAGATAACAACTGATGACCAAGTGCCTATCGGTGCGACTACTCGTCCTAATATGATTTATGGATTCGGTGTATCTGCACAATGGAAAGGGTTTGATGTGAACGTTCATTTCCAGGGAGCCGGCAAGTCTTCATTCTTTATCGACGGATTTACCGTATATCCGTTTAAAGAAGGTTCTTGGGGTAATATTCTGACAGATGTAGTTGGAAACTACTGGTCATTGGGAGTCAACGAGGATCCGAATGCCAGATATCCGCGTTTGAGTTATGGCGGTAATGAAAACAACTATTGTCCTTCTACTTATTGGTTGCGAAACGGATCATATCTTCGTCTGAAAAACGTGGAATTAGGTTATAATATTCCGAAACGTTTGGTGAACAAGATTCGATTGGATCGTGTGCGTTTGTATCTGATGGGGACAAATCTGTTGACTTTCTCCAGCTTTAAACTTTGGGATCCGGAATTGGGCAGTTCTAACGGGCAGCAATATCCGTTATCCAGAACAGTAACCGTCGGACTTACAATAGGACTCTAAATCAATCATTAAAATAAAAGACATGAAAATAAGTAAATATATTTTAGGGGGAGTAGTGATGCTCGGTTTGGGGCTTACTTCCTGTTCCGATTATCTGAATGTAGATCGCTTTTTCAGAGACCAACAAACTACGGAACGCATTTTCTCGGACAAAGACTATACACTTCGATGGCTGTCATTCTGCTATAGCCGCTTACATGGAGATAACCTGGATGTGGGACACAGTGAAGTATGTCCTTTTAATTTCTCGGACGACCATGTATTTAGTGAATATGGAGACAGGTTTTCGAAGTTCAAGCGTGGCGAATATTTAAATTCCTTAGGTGGGCATAATGCC contains these protein-coding regions:
- a CDS encoding IPT/TIG domain-containing protein encodes the protein MNKHLIAVLICCLFFIGCKDNKVDTTQYDPSQPIVFTDFTPKSGGMRTRLYIEGSNFGSDPAKVHITIGGEKAKTIGVDGTNIYCMVPPKAFDGKINVRVDGPDGNVVTDYTFEKEFEYTPATIIGTMLRRVDEDGNSPWQEGSFDEGASVPSNDCMVFDPKYKEGDDRLLFSANWTNGLHLVNLTQRTVKRLFPRTGYNKMYSFTFTIEGDTLLFTDDHGYDGTTRANIYYALRRENFRRIRPYNYGRTSYSVICMNDGTVFYSVWWNGKVYKMVRNGGIPNVDSNAEEQFSLSAISNVEGSHSILIKHPSDKFIYMISNDVGAVIRSDYNKETKKLGSPSIVAGMIEEKGCQEGVQTSARFNTLWNGVFVKNKDYGEGVGPDKDQYDFYVCDKENHCIWKIDPFGIATIIAGRSNRNADGKVNGYVDGAPLHEARFDGPAGLAYDPIDEIFYIGDINNKAIRYMTTE
- a CDS encoding SusC/RagA family TonB-linked outer membrane protein; the encoded protein is MRNIILLFLLIVGCATSVYSQNEQTSYEVTGIVTDVNKGPLVGVNVTAKNIPGFGTVTDINGRYRIKVPHYSFLIFSYVGFEKQEVFVKEEKNINVIMQESKETVYDDVVITGTGVQKKVTMTGAVTTVDVSQLRTPTASITNALAGNVAGVMARQTSGQPGDNISEFWIRGISTFGAGGGALVLVDGFERNMNEINVEDIQDFSVLKDASATAIYGSRGANGVVLITTKRGKEGKLRVNAKLESSYNMRTMTPEFVDGPTYARLTNEALLARNQSPAYTDSDLLLFENGLDQDLFPNVNWMDMILKKGAPTYRATIDLTGGGTIARYFISASYVNEGGMYETDRAMKDYNTNANYHRWNYRMNIDIDLTKTTLIKLGVAGSLDKQNLPGAQYHEIWKSLMGYNPVASPVQYSDGKWAAVGNSGKRNPWVLTTQQGYQETWKNKIQTTVNLEQDLKFITPGLKFYGRFGFDTYTENVDNRYKWPESWLAERQRTSDGELQFRRIEQERLMSGTMYSTGKRYENLEAELHYNRTFGDHMVGAVMKYSQDKLTNTSPNNHTATYDKIVQSIQKRHQGIAGRFTYGWKYRYFFDFNFGYNGSENFATGHQFGFFPAYSVAWNIAEEPIVKKHLKWLNMFKLRYSYGKVGNDKISSDDVEDEVRKRFPYISKFSEDDKNSYFYGDIGAGGYYYTGLTYSKVAARNITWEVAKKHDLGLDFSMFDDKLSGTIDYFHEQRDGIYMQRWYIPRIIGLDHIADQPYANVGAVLSEGFDGNIAYDQKLGEVDFTVRANLTYSKNKIKNYDEENSRYPYKKNYGFRVDQARGYIAEGLFKDYEEIRNRASQGSNVMPGDIKYKDVNGDGKITTDDQVPIGATTRPNMIYGFGVSAQWKGFDVNVHFQGAGKSSFFIDGFTVYPFKEGSWGNILTDVVGNYWSLGVNEDPNARYPRLSYGGNENNYCPSTYWLRNGSYLRLKNVELGYNIPKRLVNKIRLDRVRLYLMGTNLLTFSSFKLWDPELGSSNGQQYPLSRTVTVGLTIGL